Proteins co-encoded in one Aspergillus flavus chromosome 2, complete sequence genomic window:
- a CDS encoding 4-carboxymuconolactone decarboxylase family protein, whose protein sequence is MRLPYVPNPPPTTTPEEADILNRVQTRRGEKGLIPLDLALLHSFPVADGWNSFIGAIRTRTSLSQAIRELIICRIAVINGAWFEWDQHSPLLMEGGCSAEAVEVVRDAQADIPQKVQEKVLSPEEAAVLKYTDAMTKTVTVPEDVFQELKGLYNDREVVEITATAAAYNCVSRFLVALDVGEKNH, encoded by the coding sequence ATGCGTCTTCCATATGTCCCCAACCCGCCccctactactactcccGAAGAGGCAGATATCCTCAATCGGGTGCAGACCCGACGCGGTGAAAAGGGCTTAATACCTCTCGATCTCGCCCTTTTGCATTCATTCCCAGTTGCCGATGGGTGGAATTCGTTCATTGGGGCTATCCGAACCCGCACTAGCCTCTCCCAAGCTATTCGTGAACTGATCATCTGCCGCATCGCTGTGATCAACGGAGCCTGGTTCGAATGGGATCAACACTCACCCTTGCTCATGGAGGGTGGATGTAGTGCAGAAGCGGTGGAGGTCGTTCGTGATGCTCAGGCTGATATCCCCCAGAAAGTACAAGAGAAGGTGCTAAGTCCCGAGGAGGCAGCGGTGCTGAAGTATACTGACGCCATGACAAAAACTGTTACTGTGCCCGAGGATGTGTTTCAAGAATTGAAAGGACTTTACAATGATCGAGAGGTTGTGGAGATCACTGCTACCGCAGCAGCTTATAACTGTGTTAGTCGATTTCTGGTTGCACTGGATGTTGGAGAGAAAAACCATTAA